One genomic region from Gemmobacter aquarius encodes:
- a CDS encoding rhomboid family intramembrane serine protease, with amino-acid sequence MFPIRDHNPSGRTPHVTRLLIVLNVAIFLTYWYGLGSERAIGQFFMQWGLVPARIAFGEGYWTFATSMFLHGGWMHLLGNMLFLHVFGDNMEDRMGHGRFLAFYLGAGLAAALAQMAADPASLVPMVGASGAIAGVLGGYLLLYPKARVDVLFIFIVFFKVFPIPAWIVLGVWFGLQLFSGATTPTDAGGVAYWAHVGGFVAGVGLAFPVFLRIGGVRFWSVTDGAPPHPEAVYPLSRSRLPRVARRRERGPWDG; translated from the coding sequence ATGTTTCCGATCCGCGATCATAACCCTTCGGGGCGCACACCCCATGTGACGCGCTTGCTGATCGTGCTGAATGTGGCGATCTTTCTGACCTATTGGTACGGGCTTGGGTCTGAGCGGGCGATCGGGCAGTTCTTCATGCAATGGGGGCTTGTTCCGGCGCGGATCGCCTTTGGCGAGGGGTATTGGACCTTTGCCACCAGCATGTTCCTGCATGGCGGCTGGATGCATCTGCTGGGCAACATGCTGTTCCTGCATGTCTTTGGCGACAATATGGAAGACCGCATGGGACACGGGCGGTTCCTTGCCTTCTACCTTGGCGCGGGGCTGGCCGCGGCCTTGGCGCAGATGGCGGCCGATCCGGCGTCATTGGTGCCGATGGTAGGGGCCTCGGGGGCGATCGCGGGGGTGTTGGGGGGGTATCTGCTGCTTTACCCCAAGGCCCGCGTCGATGTGCTGTTTATCTTCATCGTGTTCTTCAAGGTGTTTCCGATCCCGGCATGGATCGTGCTGGGTGTCTGGTTCGGCTTGCAACTGTTCAGCGGGGCGACGACGCCGACCGATGCGGGTGGCGTGGCCTATTGGGCGCATGTGGGGGGCTTTGTCGCGGGTGTGGGGCTGGCCTTTCCGGTGTTCCTGCGGATTGGCGGGGTGAGGTTCTGGAGTGTAACAGACGGCGCACCGCCGCATCCCGAGGCGGTTTATCCGTTGTCGCGGAGCCGTTTGCCCCGGGTGGCGCGTCGGCGGGAGAGAGGGCCGTGGGACGGCTGA
- the putA gene encoding bifunctional proline dehydrogenase/L-glutamate gamma-semialdehyde dehydrogenase PutA, translating to MPRDAAVTPWTIIETQSLADEAALVRRLIDAADLDAAARARITDAGADLVTRIRASVKPGLMEVFLAEYGLSTEEGIALMCLAEALLRVPDAETMDALIEDKIAPSDWGRHLGKSASSLVNASTWALMLTGKVLEDREPGVVGHLRAAVKRLGEPVIRRAVAQAMKEMGRQFVLGETIEAAMKRATELEGKGYSYSYDMLGEAARTEGDARRYHLSYSKAITAIAAAAKGRDIRENPGISVKLSALHPRYEVAKRARVMEELVPRVRALAGLAKAAGLGFNIDAEEADRLALSLEVIEAVLSDPALKGWDGFGVVVQAYGRRAGAVIDWLYDLAVRFDRKIMVRLVKGAYWDAEVKRAQVLGLASFPVFTRKQATDVSYIANAKKLLGMVDRVYPQFATHNAHTVAAILDMAGDKRAFEFQRLHGMGERLHDLVLTDHGTRCRIYAPVGAHRDLLAYLVRRLLENGANSSFVNQIVNDEVPPAVVAACPLTAMEAVAVVPSPAIKTGPALFGARGNSKGWDLTDAVDLAAIEAARGPHEARLFEAGPMVAGRPVGGLRREVRNPATGALVGHVVDAGVPDVETALRLAEPWAAAAAERAAVLKRAADLYEAEFGAIFALLAREAGKTLADAVGELREAVDFLRYYAAGAEGVKAPARGVFTCISPWNFPLAIFTGQIAAALAAGNAVLAKPAEQTPLVAALAVELLRQAGVPATALQLLPGDGAVVGRALTSDARVAGVAFTGSTETALAIRRAMAEHMDPTAPLIAETGGLNAMLVDSTALPEQAVRDVLASAFQSAGQRCSALRCLYVQEDVAGAVEEMLFGAMDDLAPGDPWDLATDVGPVIDAEAQAGIAAYVAKARAEGRVLKEMPAPEGCFIGPVVIRVGGIADLPGEIFGPVLHVARFAASEIDAVIDAVNATGYGLTFGLHTRIDDRVQRIVERLRVGNTYVNRNQIGAVVGSQPFGGEGLSGTGPKAGGPHYLARFTAVAGEAGAADRVATEADVAVALRALPAPVAGDAIALPGPTGESNRLTSVARGAVLCLGPGEAAARRQAEALRALGGQAVEACSLEASALERLDIAGAVWWGDAGTGRAYARALAQRKGPILPLIGGIPDAGHAMLERHVCIDTTASGGNAQLLVEVSGA from the coding sequence ATGCCCCGCGACGCTGCTGTGACACCTTGGACCATCATCGAAACCCAGTCGCTGGCTGACGAGGCGGCGCTGGTGCGTCGGCTTATCGACGCGGCAGACCTTGACGCGGCGGCGCGGGCACGGATTACCGACGCGGGTGCCGATCTGGTGACGCGGATCAGGGCCAGCGTGAAGCCCGGCCTGATGGAGGTGTTCCTCGCGGAATATGGTCTTTCGACGGAAGAAGGCATTGCGCTGATGTGTCTGGCCGAGGCGCTTTTGCGCGTGCCCGATGCCGAGACGATGGATGCGCTGATCGAGGACAAGATAGCGCCGAGCGATTGGGGGCGGCATCTGGGCAAATCGGCGTCGTCGCTGGTCAACGCCTCGACCTGGGCGTTGATGCTGACGGGCAAGGTCCTGGAAGACCGCGAGCCTGGCGTGGTGGGGCATTTGCGGGCGGCGGTGAAGCGGCTGGGCGAGCCGGTGATCCGGCGGGCGGTGGCGCAGGCGATGAAGGAGATGGGGCGGCAGTTCGTGTTGGGCGAGACCATCGAAGCCGCGATGAAGCGCGCGACCGAGCTTGAGGGCAAGGGGTATAGCTACAGCTACGACATGTTGGGCGAGGCTGCACGCACCGAAGGCGATGCGCGGCGGTATCATCTGTCCTATTCCAAGGCGATCACGGCGATTGCCGCTGCTGCCAAGGGGCGGGACATCCGCGAAAATCCGGGAATTTCGGTCAAGCTGTCGGCCTTGCATCCGCGCTATGAGGTCGCAAAGCGGGCGCGGGTGATGGAGGAGCTGGTGCCGCGCGTGCGGGCTTTGGCGGGATTGGCCAAGGCGGCGGGGCTGGGGTTCAACATCGATGCCGAGGAGGCGGACCGTCTGGCGCTGTCTTTGGAAGTGATCGAGGCGGTGCTGTCCGATCCGGCGCTGAAGGGTTGGGACGGGTTCGGGGTCGTCGTTCAGGCTTATGGCCGCCGCGCGGGGGCGGTGATCGACTGGCTTTACGATCTGGCAGTGCGTTTTGATCGCAAGATCATGGTGCGCTTGGTCAAGGGGGCCTATTGGGACGCCGAGGTGAAGCGGGCGCAGGTTCTGGGGTTGGCCTCGTTTCCGGTGTTCACCCGCAAGCAGGCAACCGATGTAAGCTATATCGCCAACGCGAAAAAGCTGCTCGGGATGGTGGACAGGGTCTATCCGCAATTTGCCACGCATAACGCGCATACGGTGGCCGCGATTCTGGACATGGCGGGTGACAAGCGGGCCTTTGAATTCCAGCGCCTGCACGGAATGGGCGAGCGGCTGCATGACCTTGTGCTGACCGATCATGGCACGCGCTGCCGGATTTATGCGCCTGTCGGGGCGCATCGCGATTTGCTGGCCTATCTGGTGCGGCGGCTGCTGGAGAACGGGGCGAATTCGTCTTTCGTCAACCAGATCGTGAATGACGAGGTGCCTCCGGCTGTGGTGGCGGCATGCCCGTTGACGGCGATGGAGGCGGTGGCGGTGGTGCCCAGCCCTGCCATCAAGACGGGGCCTGCGCTGTTCGGGGCGCGGGGCAATTCCAAGGGCTGGGATTTGACCGATGCGGTCGATCTGGCCGCGATCGAGGCGGCGCGGGGGCCGCATGAGGCGCGGTTGTTCGAGGCCGGGCCGATGGTGGCGGGGCGTCCCGTGGGCGGGTTGCGGCGCGAGGTCCGCAATCCGGCGACGGGCGCGCTGGTCGGGCATGTGGTCGATGCGGGCGTGCCGGACGTGGAAACCGCGCTGCGGCTGGCCGAGCCTTGGGCGGCGGCTGCGGCCGAGCGTGCGGCGGTGCTGAAGCGTGCGGCTGATCTTTATGAGGCCGAGTTCGGTGCCATCTTTGCGCTTCTGGCGCGCGAGGCGGGCAAGACGCTGGCCGATGCGGTTGGCGAATTGCGCGAGGCGGTGGATTTCCTGCGCTATTACGCGGCGGGGGCGGAAGGGGTGAAGGCTCCGGCGCGGGGAGTGTTCACCTGTATCTCGCCGTGGAATTTTCCGCTGGCGATCTTCACGGGGCAGATTGCGGCGGCTTTGGCGGCGGGCAATGCTGTGCTGGCAAAGCCTGCCGAGCAGACGCCGCTTGTCGCGGCATTGGCGGTGGAATTGCTGCGACAGGCGGGGGTTCCCGCAACCGCGCTGCAACTGCTGCCGGGGGACGGGGCGGTTGTCGGGCGGGCGCTGACGAGCGATGCGCGGGTTGCGGGCGTGGCCTTTACCGGATCGACCGAGACGGCCTTGGCAATCCGGCGCGCGATGGCCGAGCACATGGACCCGACAGCGCCGCTGATCGCGGAAACCGGCGGGTTGAATGCGATGCTGGTCGATTCGACGGCCCTGCCCGAGCAGGCGGTGCGCGATGTGCTGGCGTCAGCCTTCCAGTCGGCGGGGCAGCGGTGTTCGGCGTTGCGCTGTCTTTATGTGCAGGAAGATGTGGCGGGGGCAGTCGAAGAGATGCTGTTCGGCGCGATGGACGATCTGGCGCCGGGCGATCCGTGGGATTTGGCGACCGATGTGGGTCCGGTGATCGACGCCGAGGCACAGGCGGGGATTGCGGCCTATGTGGCCAAAGCGCGGGCCGAGGGGCGAGTGCTGAAGGAAATGCCCGCGCCGGAGGGGTGTTTCATCGGGCCGGTCGTTATCCGCGTGGGGGGGATCGCCGATCTGCCGGGCGAGATTTTCGGCCCCGTTCTGCATGTGGCGCGGTTCGCGGCATCGGAGATCGACGCGGTGATCGATGCGGTGAACGCGACGGGCTACGGGCTGACCTTTGGCTTGCACACGCGGATCGATGACCGCGTGCAGCGGATCGTCGAGCGGTTGCGGGTCGGCAATACTTACGTGAACCGCAACCAGATCGGGGCGGTCGTGGGGTCGCAGCCTTTCGGGGGCGAGGGGCTTTCCGGCACGGGGCCAAAGGCGGGCGGGCCGCATTATCTGGCGCGGTTCACGGCGGTTGCCGGAGAGGCGGGCGCAGCGGATCGCGTGGCGACCGAGGCCGATGTGGCAGTGGCGCTGCGCGCCTTGCCTGCGCCGGTGGCGGGAGATGCCATCGCCTTGCCGGGGCCTACGGGAGAGTCGAACCGCCTGACCTCGGTGGCACGGGGCGCTGTGCTGTGCCTCGGGCCGGGGGAGGCTGCGGCGAGGCGGCAGGCCGAGGCGCTGCGGGCACTGGGCGGGCAGGCGGTGGAGGCTTGTTCGCTGGAGGCTTCGGCGCTGGAGCGGTTGGATATTGCCGGCGCTGTCTGGTGGGGTGATGCGGGGACCGGGCGGGCCTATGCGCGGGCTTTGGCGCAGCGCAAGGGGCCGATCCTGCCGCTGATCGGCGGGATACCGGATGCGGGCCATGCGATGCTCGAGCGGCATGTCTGCATCGACACCACGGCTTCGGGCGGCAACGCGCAACTTCTGGTCGAGGTTTCGGGGGCCTGA
- a CDS encoding Lrp/AsnC family transcriptional regulator, which translates to MSNSPSRPARVDLDRFDDAIIRVLSTDGRISATELARRIGLSKSPTQARMKRLEEAGVITGYRAMLEPIRMGQAHVAFVEVRLSDTREAALQAFNKAVLAVPEVEQCHMIASRFDYLLKVRTSDIQDYRRVLAERISALPHVASTSTYVAMEAVKDLF; encoded by the coding sequence ATGTCAAACAGCCCATCCCGCCCCGCCCGCGTCGATCTCGACCGGTTCGACGATGCGATCATCCGCGTCCTCTCCACCGATGGCCGCATTTCCGCGACCGAACTCGCCCGACGCATCGGCCTGTCGAAATCCCCCACCCAGGCCCGCATGAAGCGCCTCGAAGAGGCAGGGGTGATCACCGGCTACCGCGCCATGCTCGAACCCATCCGCATGGGCCAAGCCCATGTCGCCTTCGTCGAGGTCCGCCTGTCGGACACCCGCGAAGCCGCCTTGCAGGCCTTCAACAAAGCTGTCCTTGCGGTGCCCGAAGTCGAGCAATGCCACATGATCGCCAGCCGCTTCGACTACCTGCTCAAGGTCCGAACCTCCGACATACAGGATTACCGCCGCGTGCTCGCCGAACGCATCTCGGCCCTGCCGCATGTCGCCTCGACATCCACCTATGTCGCGATGGAAGCCGTTAAAGATTTGTTCTGA
- a CDS encoding CoA transferase subunit A gives MKKVYPSASAALDAVLFDGMTIASGGFGLCGIPELLIAAIRAAGTKDLIVASNNAGVDGFGLGVLLESRQVKKMISSYVGENAEFMRQYLSGELDLEFTPQGTLAERMRAGGAGIPGFYTRTGVGTVIAEGKEHKDFDGKTYILERAINADLSIVKAWKADPSGNLVFRKTARNFNPPAATCGKICVAEVEEIVPLGSLDPDTIHLPGIYVHRIVQGQHEKRIEQRTTRKKETA, from the coding sequence ATGAAAAAAGTCTATCCAAGCGCCAGTGCCGCGCTCGACGCTGTGCTGTTCGACGGCATGACCATCGCATCTGGCGGCTTCGGCCTTTGCGGCATCCCCGAACTCCTTATCGCCGCCATCCGCGCCGCAGGCACCAAAGACCTGATCGTCGCCTCGAACAACGCAGGCGTCGACGGCTTCGGGCTCGGCGTCCTCCTGGAAAGCAGGCAGGTCAAAAAGATGATCTCGTCCTACGTGGGCGAAAACGCCGAATTCATGCGCCAGTACCTCTCGGGCGAACTCGACCTCGAATTCACCCCCCAAGGCACCCTTGCCGAACGCATGCGCGCAGGTGGCGCGGGCATCCCCGGCTTTTACACCCGCACCGGTGTCGGCACCGTCATAGCCGAGGGCAAGGAACACAAAGACTTCGACGGCAAGACCTACATCCTCGAACGCGCCATCAACGCCGACCTCTCCATCGTCAAAGCGTGGAAGGCCGACCCGTCAGGCAACCTCGTCTTCCGCAAGACCGCCCGCAACTTCAACCCGCCCGCCGCCACCTGTGGCAAGATCTGCGTGGCCGAGGTCGAAGAAATCGTCCCCCTCGGATCGCTCGACCCCGACACCATCCACCTGCCCGGCATCTACGTGCACCGCATCGTGCAGGGGCAGCACGAGAAACGGATCGAACAGCGCACCACCCGTAAGAAGGAAACCGCATAA
- a CDS encoding CoA transferase subunit B encodes MMWDRNQMAARAAQELQDGWYVNLGIGIPTLVANYIPKGIEVTLQSENGMLGMGPFPYEGEEDPDLINAGKQTITELPQTAFFDSAQSFAMIRGGKIAMAILGAMEVAENGDLANWMIPGKLVKGMGGAMDLVAGVGRVVVVMDHTSKHGESKVLKSCTLPLTGQGVVNRIITNLGVLDVVPGGLKLVELADGVTEAELRAATEATLVA; translated from the coding sequence ATAATGTGGGACCGCAACCAGATGGCCGCCCGCGCGGCGCAGGAACTGCAAGACGGCTGGTATGTGAACCTCGGCATCGGCATCCCGACGCTGGTGGCCAACTACATTCCCAAAGGCATCGAGGTCACGCTGCAATCGGAAAACGGCATGCTCGGCATGGGGCCATTTCCGTATGAGGGCGAAGAAGATCCCGACCTGATCAACGCCGGAAAACAAACCATCACCGAACTGCCGCAAACCGCCTTCTTCGACTCTGCCCAAAGCTTCGCCATGATCCGCGGCGGCAAGATCGCCATGGCCATCCTCGGCGCGATGGAAGTGGCCGAAAACGGCGACCTCGCGAACTGGATGATCCCCGGCAAGCTGGTCAAGGGCATGGGCGGGGCGATGGACCTCGTGGCAGGCGTGGGCCGCGTGGTCGTCGTCATGGACCACACCTCGAAACACGGCGAGTCAAAGGTTCTCAAATCCTGCACCCTGCCCCTCACCGGCCAAGGCGTCGTCAACCGCATCATCACCAACCTCGGCGTCCTCGACGTGGTGCCGGGCGGGCTGAAGCTGGTCGAACTCGCCGATGGCGTGACCGAAGCCGAACTGCGGGCGGCAACCGAAGCCACGCTCGTCGCCTGA
- a CDS encoding lytic transglycosylase domain-containing protein produces the protein MVRRAGIGAICVIGVCVVAVSGATTGAAVAETTDAAADFTFKRVRVGDVLPGKRITVQIDPVEQARLLAALPTVPRVVPDLPLPDAGDRPLGPLPSAAARYGWYWDAVPAGLGQADGRFALALAALSEGPGGARIEAPRLQAMQKLADDWGKALLRATVGTEVSPALALAVIATESAGKVEAESSAGAQGLMQLIPATAQRFGVADALDPDENIRGGVAYLDWLMKRFDRDPLMVLAAYNAGEGAVAANRGVPPYAETRDYVPKVLAAWQVAQGLCMSPPELVTDPCVFRVISAAP, from the coding sequence ATGGTTCGGAGGGCGGGAATCGGGGCGATCTGCGTGATCGGCGTGTGTGTGGTCGCAGTTTCAGGCGCGACGACGGGCGCAGCGGTGGCAGAGACGACTGACGCAGCCGCCGATTTCACCTTTAAACGTGTGCGCGTGGGGGATGTGCTGCCGGGCAAGCGGATAACGGTGCAGATCGATCCGGTCGAACAGGCGCGGCTGCTTGCGGCCTTGCCGACTGTGCCCCGCGTGGTGCCCGATCTGCCCCTGCCCGATGCCGGGGATCGCCCGCTGGGACCGCTGCCATCGGCGGCTGCGCGTTATGGCTGGTATTGGGATGCGGTTCCTGCGGGGCTGGGGCAAGCGGACGGGCGCTTTGCGCTGGCGCTGGCCGCGCTGTCCGAAGGGCCAGGGGGCGCGCGCATCGAGGCACCGCGTTTGCAGGCGATGCAGAAGCTGGCGGACGACTGGGGCAAGGCTTTGCTGCGCGCCACGGTCGGGACCGAGGTATCACCCGCGCTGGCGCTGGCGGTCATCGCGACGGAAAGCGCGGGGAAGGTCGAGGCGGAAAGCAGCGCGGGGGCACAGGGGCTGATGCAGTTGATACCCGCGACCGCGCAACGCTTCGGCGTGGCCGATGCGCTGGACCCGGACGAGAACATCAGGGGCGGGGTGGCCTATCTGGACTGGCTGATGAAGCGGTTCGACCGCGATCCCTTGATGGTTCTGGCGGCCTATAACGCGGGCGAGGGCGCGGTTGCGGCCAACCGCGGGGTGCCGCCCTATGCGGAAACGCGCGATTACGTGCCAAAGGTGCTGGCAGCCTGGCAGGTGGCGCAGGGGCTGTGCATGAGCCCGCCCGAGCTGGTGACCGATCCTTGCGTTTTCCGGGTGATTTCGGCGGCACCTTAG
- a CDS encoding Flp family type IVb pilin has translation MKRLLRRGLRDETGAVTADWVVLTALVVGLAGALMTILQDPINNGGTVIANRIAGSN, from the coding sequence ATGAAAAGACTGCTGCGCCGTGGATTGCGCGACGAAACCGGCGCCGTCACGGCCGACTGGGTTGTGCTGACCGCGCTCGTGGTCGGCCTCGCCGGTGCATTGATGACGATCCTGCAAGACCCGATCAACAACGGCGGTACGGTCATCGCCAACAGGATTGCAGGTTCGAACTAA
- the cpaB gene encoding Flp pilus assembly protein CpaB: protein MRAMFGLVLLIGMALAGFAVYMAQGYINQTESALTQERSFREQLGEVVPVYVVTKALRFGEPVTKEDVQTIYWQKASLPDGTFADEASLFPPDADKPRYVLRPMEKFEPVLAIKVTKPGEPAGLVGALQRGMRAFAVRVDVSSGVSGFVYPGNSVDIYWTGGTPNGDVTRLIETNVSIIAVDQSASGDATGGAIVAQTVTVAVTPEQVARLAQAQATGRLALSLVGTNDDSVTASVEADTQSLLGAVEPQQVVTAAPAAQVCTIKTRKGAEVLEIPIPCTN from the coding sequence ATGCGTGCGATGTTCGGACTTGTGCTTCTGATCGGCATGGCCCTCGCGGGGTTCGCCGTCTACATGGCCCAAGGCTATATCAACCAGACGGAAAGCGCCCTGACGCAAGAACGCAGCTTCCGCGAACAGTTGGGCGAAGTCGTCCCGGTCTATGTGGTCACCAAAGCCCTGCGCTTCGGCGAACCCGTCACCAAAGAGGACGTGCAGACCATCTACTGGCAGAAAGCGTCCCTTCCCGACGGCACCTTTGCCGACGAAGCCTCGCTGTTTCCGCCAGATGCCGACAAGCCGCGCTACGTGCTGCGCCCCATGGAAAAATTCGAACCCGTCCTCGCCATCAAGGTCACCAAACCCGGCGAACCCGCAGGCCTCGTCGGCGCCCTCCAACGCGGCATGCGCGCCTTTGCGGTGCGGGTCGACGTGTCGTCGGGTGTCTCGGGCTTCGTCTATCCCGGAAACTCGGTCGACATCTATTGGACCGGCGGTACTCCGAACGGCGACGTGACGCGCCTGATCGAAACCAACGTCTCGATCATCGCAGTTGACCAATCCGCATCAGGCGATGCAACCGGCGGCGCCATCGTCGCCCAGACCGTAACGGTCGCCGTGACGCCGGAACAGGTCGCACGGCTTGCCCAGGCCCAGGCGACCGGTCGTCTCGCGCTCTCGCTCGTCGGCACCAACGATGACAGCGTCACCGCCTCGGTCGAGGCCGACACCCAGTCGCTCCTCGGCGCGGTCGAACCGCAACAGGTCGTCACGGCTGCACCCGCAGCGCAAGTCTGCACCATCAAGACCCGCAAGGGAGCCGAGGTTCTGGAAATTCCGATCCCCTGCACGAACTGA
- a CDS encoding type II and III secretion system protein family protein has protein sequence MRTGLLKSAAMLGLALAWAAPMTAFAETLRVLSGTASEPLSVPMNRAVVVESDTPFAELSIANPGIADISTLSDRSIYVLGKTPGRTTLTLLSAEGKLITNVEVQVTPDIGEFKERLKQILPDETIEVRTANDGIVLSGTVSSIAKLDRAMELADRYAPGRVSNLMSVGGTQQVMLKVRFAEMQRSVSKNLSSSIAIGGDRLGAETGTYLNGSNQLGGPNRLRSDASGGISIGAGVGSLEFEVLLEALEAKGVVRTLAEPNLTALSGQEASFLAGGEYPVPVADADSVKVDYKPFGVELTFTPTVLDGGLMNLQLAATVSSIDSTVTQEAAGITLNAFKTRKTSTTVEMRDGESFAIAGLLQDDFRDSTNSIPWLGDVPILGALFRSASYQRNQSELVIIITPHLVTPTRGEALALPTDRIRIPTEGELFLFGKVAGKGAAGEVARQDFSGSYGYTME, from the coding sequence ATGCGTACCGGATTGCTGAAATCAGCCGCCATGCTGGGGCTTGCCCTTGCATGGGCCGCACCCATGACGGCCTTTGCCGAAACGCTGCGCGTGCTGTCCGGCACTGCTTCCGAACCGCTTTCCGTGCCGATGAACCGCGCCGTGGTCGTCGAAAGCGACACGCCCTTTGCCGAGCTGTCCATCGCCAACCCCGGCATCGCCGACATATCGACCTTGTCCGACAGGTCGATCTACGTTCTGGGCAAAACCCCCGGCCGCACCACGCTCACGCTCCTGTCGGCCGAAGGCAAGCTGATCACCAATGTCGAAGTGCAGGTCACGCCCGACATCGGCGAATTCAAGGAACGGCTGAAACAGATCCTGCCCGACGAAACGATCGAGGTGCGGACCGCAAACGACGGCATCGTCCTGTCGGGAACCGTCTCGTCCATCGCCAAACTCGACCGCGCCATGGAACTCGCCGACCGCTACGCCCCCGGCCGCGTCTCGAACCTGATGAGCGTGGGCGGAACCCAGCAAGTCATGCTCAAGGTCCGCTTCGCCGAGATGCAGCGGTCGGTGTCCAAGAACCTGTCCTCCTCGATCGCCATCGGCGGCGACCGTCTGGGCGCCGAAACCGGCACTTACCTCAATGGCAGCAACCAGCTTGGCGGCCCCAACAGGCTCCGCAGCGATGCGTCGGGCGGCATTTCGATCGGCGCAGGGGTAGGCTCGCTCGAATTCGAAGTCCTGCTCGAGGCGCTCGAAGCCAAAGGCGTCGTCCGTACCCTCGCCGAACCGAACCTGACGGCGCTTTCGGGACAAGAGGCCTCGTTCCTTGCGGGCGGCGAATACCCTGTCCCGGTGGCCGATGCCGATAGTGTCAAGGTCGATTACAAACCCTTCGGGGTCGAGCTGACCTTCACCCCCACCGTCCTCGACGGCGGTCTGATGAACCTGCAACTTGCCGCCACCGTGTCGTCCATCGACAGCACCGTGACACAGGAAGCGGCGGGCATCACGCTCAACGCCTTCAAGACCCGCAAGACATCGACCACCGTCGAAATGCGCGACGGCGAAAGTTTCGCCATCGCAGGTCTCTTGCAAGACGACTTCCGCGACAGCACCAACTCGATCCCGTGGCTCGGAGACGTACCGATCCTCGGCGCGCTGTTCCGCTCGGCCTCCTACCAGCGCAACCAGTCCGAACTGGTCATCATCATCACCCCGCATCTCGTCACCCCCACCCGGGGCGAGGCGCTGGCCCTGCCCACCGACCGCATCCGCATCCCGACCGAAGGCGAACTGTTCCTCTTCGGCAAAGTCGCAGGCAAAGGCGCCGCAGGCGAAGTCGCGCGACAGGATTTCAGCGGGTCCTACGGCTATACGATGGAATGA
- a CDS encoding OmpA family protein, translating into MMKRAAPLLLITALSLAACGKIEDRVAGAEVDEGGFGNATLNNMLVQTGQRDATFALGTRFASEVAPTITFAFNSAQITPEARAVLLRQADWIRQFPELRFSVYGHTDAVGSNAYNQSLGKRRAQAVVNFFASQGISPSRLQALVSYGETRPVIATPGPEQENRRTVTEVSGFVKTYPGLLDGKYAQVVYREYIKSATPASAAAPAAAAAPAAPAAPAQ; encoded by the coding sequence ATGATGAAACGCGCCGCCCCCCTCCTGCTGATCACAGCCCTTTCGCTTGCCGCCTGCGGCAAGATCGAAGACCGCGTCGCCGGCGCGGAAGTCGACGAAGGCGGCTTCGGCAACGCCACGCTGAACAACATGCTCGTCCAGACCGGTCAGCGTGACGCCACCTTTGCGCTCGGCACGCGCTTCGCCTCCGAAGTGGCGCCGACGATAACCTTTGCCTTCAACTCGGCGCAAATCACGCCCGAGGCCCGCGCCGTCCTCTTGCGTCAGGCCGACTGGATCCGCCAATTCCCCGAATTGCGCTTTTCGGTCTATGGCCATACCGATGCCGTAGGCTCGAACGCCTATAACCAGTCGCTCGGCAAGCGCCGCGCGCAGGCCGTCGTCAATTTCTTCGCCTCGCAGGGTATCTCGCCCAGCCGCCTTCAGGCGCTCGTGTCCTACGGCGAAACCCGCCCCGTCATCGCAACGCCCGGACCGGAACAGGAAAACCGCCGCACCGTGACCGAGGTGTCGGGTTTCGTCAAAACCTATCCCGGCCTGCTCGACGGCAAATATGCCCAGGTCGTCTATCGCGAATACATCAAATCCGCGACCCCGGCTTCGGCCGCAGCCCCCGCCGCTGCAGCTGCACCGGCCGCACCGGCCGCACCCGCCCAATAA